The following are from one region of the Alkalimarinus sediminis genome:
- a CDS encoding homoserine dehydrogenase, which yields MKLGICGLGTVASGAINVLKRNAESISGRAGCPIEVIQVGSRRLKDNCDLTGIDFTTDLFEVVSNPDVDVVIELIGGYELAKELVLKAIDNGKHVVTANKALIAVHGNEIFAAAAEKNVTVAYEAAVAGGIPIIKALREGMAANKINWLAGIINGTGNFILTEMKDKGREFADVLKEAQALGYAEADPTFDVEGIDAAHKLTIMASAAFGVPLKFDAAYTEGISELSTEDVVYAEELGYRIKHLGITRLHENGIELRVHPTLVPEQQLLAKVDGVMNSVLVDGDAVGQTLYYGAGAGSEATASAVIADVVDIARAITVGAGVLVPYLGFSSDKMTDLPVLPMDEVVSAYYLRILANDNPGVLAKVASILSDKGINIESVMQKESELNEGMIPMIMLTHEVKEAHINAAIAEIEALTEIEGKVVRIRAEHFSA from the coding sequence GTGAAATTAGGAATATGTGGTCTGGGTACGGTAGCGAGTGGCGCGATTAATGTTTTGAAGCGTAATGCAGAGTCGATTTCTGGACGAGCAGGCTGCCCTATTGAGGTTATTCAGGTCGGGTCACGCCGTTTAAAAGATAACTGCGACCTAACAGGTATTGATTTCACTACTGATTTATTTGAAGTTGTATCCAATCCTGATGTAGATGTAGTAATTGAGCTCATTGGTGGTTATGAGCTTGCAAAAGAGTTAGTGCTTAAAGCAATAGATAATGGCAAGCATGTTGTTACGGCTAATAAAGCCCTGATTGCCGTTCATGGTAATGAAATTTTTGCCGCGGCAGCTGAAAAAAATGTAACCGTTGCTTATGAGGCAGCGGTAGCGGGAGGAATCCCAATTATTAAAGCCTTACGCGAAGGTATGGCTGCCAACAAGATTAACTGGCTAGCAGGTATTATTAATGGCACTGGCAACTTTATTCTGACTGAAATGAAAGATAAAGGCAGAGAGTTTGCCGACGTACTAAAAGAGGCTCAAGCACTCGGTTACGCCGAAGCAGACCCAACGTTTGATGTTGAGGGGATTGATGCGGCACACAAGTTAACCATTATGGCCTCTGCTGCATTTGGCGTGCCGCTGAAGTTTGATGCCGCTTATACTGAAGGTATTAGTGAGCTATCGACAGAGGATGTTGTTTACGCCGAAGAGCTAGGTTATAGAATTAAACATTTAGGTATTACTCGATTACACGAAAACGGCATAGAGTTGCGAGTGCATCCGACGCTTGTTCCTGAACAGCAGTTGCTTGCGAAAGTTGATGGGGTGATGAACTCAGTATTGGTTGACGGTGATGCAGTGGGTCAAACTCTTTACTATGGTGCTGGTGCCGGTTCTGAAGCAACGGCTTCTGCGGTTATTGCAGATGTGGTTGATATTGCAAGAGCGATTACCGTTGGTGCAGGGGTGCTAGTGCCCTATCTTGGTTTTAGTTCAGACAAGATGACCGATCTGCCTGTTTTGCCAATGGATGAAGTGGTATCCGCTTATTATTTGCGTATCTTGGCTAATGATAACCCTGGCGTGTTGGCGAAAGTAGCCTCCATACTCAGTGACAAAGGTATTAATATTGAGTCTGTCATGCAGAAAGAGTCAGAGCTAAACGAAGGGATGATTCCGATGATTATGCTGACTCATGAAGTGAAAGAGGCGCATATCAATGCAGCAATAGCAGAGATTGAAGCTCTGACAGAGATTGAAGGTAAAGTGGTTCGTATTCGTGCCGAGCACTTTTCAGCTTAA
- the lysS gene encoding lysine--tRNA ligase: protein MSKDTMNEENQIQQDENKLVAERRGKLSKLRENCKSNGHPNDFRRADMAGELQAEFGHLDKEALAELGKPVSVAGRVMRRGGPFVGVQDMSGSIQCYLGKKLQKDSEAWVNLDIGDIVGASGILQKSGKGDLYVEVVDVNNLRILTKALRPLPEKFHGLADQEAKYRQRYVDLIISEETRKTFQIRSKIINAMRRYLEEKGFMEAETPMLQVIPGGATAKPFITKHNAMDMDMYLRIAPELYLKRLVVGGFEKVFEINRNFRNEGLSTRHNPEFTMIEFYQAYADYNDLMDLTEDMLRTIATEVLGTTTLPYGDAEYDLGKPFWRISVFDSILHFNPDLSAADIDNLESATKVAENLGIDVKPGWGLGKVQIEIFEKTVEHRLDQPTFITRYPTEVSPLARRNDDDAFVTDRFEFFVGGREIANGFSELNDAEDQAGRFRQQVEEKDAGDDEAMHFDDDYIRALEHGLPPTAGEGIGIDRLVMLFTNTHTIKDVILFPHMKPRG from the coding sequence ATGAGCAAAGATACCATGAACGAAGAAAACCAGATTCAACAAGATGAAAACAAGTTAGTGGCCGAGCGTCGAGGCAAACTGTCTAAACTCCGTGAAAACTGTAAATCTAATGGTCATCCAAATGATTTTCGTCGCGCTGATATGGCAGGCGAACTTCAAGCCGAGTTTGGTCATCTAGATAAAGAAGCCCTTGCAGAACTCGGTAAACCTGTAAGTGTTGCTGGGCGTGTAATGCGTCGTGGTGGTCCATTTGTGGGTGTTCAGGATATGAGCGGTTCTATCCAGTGCTATTTGGGCAAAAAATTACAGAAAGACTCAGAAGCTTGGGTGAATCTTGATATCGGCGATATTGTTGGTGCTTCAGGTATCCTGCAAAAGTCTGGGAAAGGCGATTTGTACGTCGAAGTGGTGGATGTGAATAATTTGCGCATTCTAACCAAGGCTCTTCGACCTCTACCTGAGAAGTTTCATGGTCTTGCTGATCAAGAAGCTAAATACAGACAGCGTTATGTTGACCTGATTATTAGTGAAGAGACACGCAAAACGTTTCAGATTCGCTCTAAGATTATCAATGCGATGCGCCGCTATTTAGAAGAGAAAGGCTTTATGGAAGCCGAAACTCCGATGTTGCAGGTGATTCCGGGCGGTGCTACGGCTAAACCCTTTATTACCAAACACAATGCGATGGATATGGATATGTATCTACGTATTGCACCAGAGCTTTACTTGAAGCGTCTTGTAGTAGGCGGTTTTGAGAAGGTGTTTGAAATCAATCGTAACTTCCGCAATGAAGGGCTCTCGACTCGACATAACCCAGAATTTACGATGATTGAATTCTATCAGGCTTATGCAGACTACAATGATCTTATGGATCTTACCGAAGATATGCTGCGAACGATCGCTACTGAAGTGTTGGGCACGACCACGCTGCCGTATGGTGATGCAGAGTATGACCTTGGTAAGCCTTTCTGGCGTATTTCTGTGTTCGACTCGATCCTGCACTTTAACCCAGACTTATCTGCCGCAGATATCGATAACCTTGAGAGTGCTACAAAAGTTGCTGAAAACTTAGGTATTGATGTTAAACCAGGTTGGGGGCTTGGAAAGGTTCAAATTGAAATATTTGAGAAAACCGTTGAACACCGCCTGGACCAGCCTACTTTTATTACGCGTTACCCGACAGAAGTGTCACCTTTGGCTCGCCGCAATGACGATGATGCATTTGTCACAGACCGCTTTGAGTTTTTTGTCGGCGGGCGTGAGATTGCAAACGGCTTCTCTGAGCTGAATGACGCAGAAGATCAAGCGGGTCGTTTCCGTCAGCAGGTCGAAGAGAAAGATGCAGGTGATGATGAAGCGATGCATTTTGATGACGACTATATCCGTGCCCTTGAGCATGGTCTTCCTCCGACAGCAGGTGAGGGTATTGGTATTGATCGTTTAGTGATGCTATTTACCAATACGCATACCATTAAGGATGTTATTTTGTTCCCTCACATGAAGCCACGGGGATAA
- the trmD gene encoding tRNA (guanosine(37)-N1)-methyltransferase TrmD produces the protein MWIGAVTLFPEMFQAVTEYGVTGRAFKSRIMEFQAWNPRDFTHDRHRTVDDRPYGGGPGMLMKVQPLQDAISAAKKAAGDGVKVVYLSPQGKRLDQAGVQHLAGAQKLILVAGRYEGVDERLIKAEIDEEWSLGDFVLSGGEIAAITVIDAIARLIPGVLGHDQSAVQDSFYDGLLDCPHYTRPEVFQGEKVPDVLMGGHHEQIRRWRLKQSLGRTWQRRPDLLEDKILSEEEKGLLEEFVREQCASG, from the coding sequence GTGTGGATTGGAGCAGTTACTCTGTTTCCAGAAATGTTTCAGGCTGTTACCGAATATGGTGTAACAGGTCGAGCATTTAAGAGCCGGATCATGGAGTTTCAAGCATGGAACCCCAGAGATTTTACCCATGATCGTCATCGTACTGTCGATGATAGGCCTTATGGCGGCGGTCCTGGAATGTTAATGAAAGTACAGCCTTTGCAGGACGCAATCTCGGCAGCAAAAAAGGCTGCAGGTGATGGTGTCAAGGTGGTATATTTATCACCTCAAGGCAAAAGGCTTGATCAGGCTGGGGTTCAGCATCTAGCAGGCGCTCAAAAGTTGATTTTGGTCGCTGGACGCTATGAGGGTGTTGACGAAAGACTGATAAAGGCAGAAATCGATGAAGAGTGGTCCTTGGGCGACTTTGTATTAAGTGGTGGTGAAATTGCTGCCATAACAGTGATCGATGCTATAGCCCGTTTAATCCCCGGAGTATTGGGGCATGACCAATCAGCAGTGCAAGACTCGTTTTATGACGGGTTGCTTGATTGTCCTCACTATACGAGGCCTGAAGTTTTTCAGGGTGAAAAAGTGCCGGACGTGTTGATGGGGGGGCATCATGAACAGATTAGGCGGTGGCGATTAAAACAGTCACTGGGTAGAACATGGCAACGACGCCCGGATCTGCTGGAAGATAAAATTCTTTCAGAGGAGGAGAAGGGGTTGTTAGAAGAGTTTGTCCGCGAGCAGTGTGCTTCCGGCTAG
- the rplS gene encoding 50S ribosomal protein L19: MSSKNNIISQIESEQMSAEIAEFGPGDTVVVQVKVKEGDRERLQAYEGVVIAKRNRGLNSSFTVRKISYGVGVERTFQSFSKLIDSVTVKRRGDVRQAKLYYLRDLSGRAARIKEKLG; this comes from the coding sequence ATGAGCAGCAAGAACAATATCATTTCTCAGATTGAATCTGAGCAGATGAGCGCAGAGATAGCAGAATTTGGACCAGGCGACACTGTTGTCGTTCAGGTTAAAGTAAAAGAAGGTGATCGTGAGCGTCTTCAGGCATATGAAGGTGTTGTAATCGCTAAGCGTAACCGCGGCTTAAACTCTTCATTTACAGTTCGTAAGATCTCTTACGGTGTAGGTGTTGAAAGAACTTTCCAGTCATTCAGTAAGTTGATTGATAGTGTGACTGTTAAGCGTCGTGGTGATGTTCGTCAAGCGAAGCTTTACTATCTTCGTGACCTTAGCGGAAGAGCTGCTCGTATTAAAGAGAAGCTTGGCTAA
- the prfB gene encoding peptide chain release factor 2 (programmed frameshift), with product MEVNPIVQAIKDYRSRNETLRGYLDFDTKKERLVEVERELEQPSVWDDPKNAQALGKERATLEGVVNTIESLESGLNDAQELLDIAVEEQDESIVAEVEEELAALQQKLDTLEFRRMFSGEMDANNAYLDIQAGSGGTEAQDWANMLLRMYLRWAEQKGFKAEIIELSAGEVAGIKGATLQITGEYAFGWLRTETGVHRLVRKSPFDSGSRRHTSFASVFISPEIDENVEIEIDPSDLRIDTYRSSGAGGQHVNTTDSAVRITHEPSGIVVQCQNQRSQHQNKDKAMQQLRAKLYEMEMLKRTEAAQATEDTKSDIGWGSQIRSYVLDSSRIKDLRTNVETSNCNAVLDGSLDQFIEASLKQGL from the exons CTGGAAGTTAATCCAATAGTTCAGGCAATCAAAGATTACAGGAGTCGAAACGAGACTCTTAGGGGGTATCTT GACTTTGATACAAAGAAAGAACGCCTAGTTGAAGTAGAGCGAGAGTTAGAGCAACCAAGTGTTTGGGACGACCCTAAAAACGCACAGGCCTTAGGTAAAGAACGAGCCACTTTAGAGGGGGTTGTTAATACCATAGAAAGTCTTGAAAGTGGCTTGAACGACGCTCAAGAGTTATTGGATATCGCAGTAGAAGAGCAAGATGAAAGCATTGTTGCTGAAGTGGAAGAAGAGTTAGCTGCGTTGCAGCAAAAGTTAGATACACTTGAGTTTCGCCGTATGTTCTCTGGTGAAATGGACGCCAATAATGCTTATTTGGACATACAGGCAGGCTCAGGCGGTACAGAGGCTCAAGATTGGGCTAACATGCTATTGCGAATGTACCTGAGATGGGCAGAGCAAAAAGGCTTTAAGGCTGAGATTATTGAGCTGTCAGCAGGCGAAGTTGCTGGTATCAAAGGGGCTACGCTGCAAATTACTGGAGAGTACGCTTTTGGTTGGTTACGCACCGAAACGGGCGTTCACAGGCTGGTTCGTAAATCACCATTTGACTCGGGTAGCCGACGTCACACTTCGTTTGCGTCGGTTTTCATTTCGCCTGAAATTGATGAAAACGTAGAAATCGAGATTGATCCATCTGACCTTAGAATTGATACCTATCGTTCCAGTGGTGCGGGTGGACAGCATGTTAACACCACTGACTCAGCAGTTCGAATTACTCACGAACCTAGTGGTATTGTGGTTCAATGCCAGAACCAACGATCTCAACACCAGAATAAAGATAAAGCAATGCAGCAGTTGCGTGCAAAGCTTTACGAAATGGAAATGCTAAAACGCACAGAGGCAGCACAGGCCACTGAAGATACAAAATCAGATATCGGTTGGGGTAGTCAGATTAGGTCATATGTTCTCGACTCCTCTCGTATCAAGGACTTACGAACCAACGTCGAAACCAGTAACTGCAATGCAGTATTGGATGGCAGTTTGGACCAGTTTATAGAAGCAAGTTTGAAGCAAGGGCTTTAA
- a CDS encoding acyl-CoA thioesterase, which translates to MADSIEIKVRGYHLDIYGHVNNARYLEFLEEARWSFFEHHNTLEVFAEFKLAFVLVNININYRRPGFPDDVLHITTQVESIGNKSCKVSQKIILQGTDEIVADAIITFALMDMKTNKAVVIEGDVREKLSNMVAR; encoded by the coding sequence ATGGCAGATAGTATCGAGATTAAAGTTAGAGGGTATCATTTAGATATTTACGGGCACGTTAATAACGCTCGCTATCTTGAGTTTTTAGAAGAGGCTCGATGGTCGTTTTTTGAGCACCATAACACCCTCGAGGTCTTTGCCGAATTTAAACTCGCATTTGTACTGGTGAATATCAATATCAACTACAGACGCCCTGGATTTCCTGATGATGTTTTACATATCACCACCCAGGTAGAGTCTATCGGTAACAAAAGCTGTAAAGTCAGCCAGAAAATCATTTTGCAAGGCACAGATGAAATAGTAGCCGACGCCATTATTACCTTTGCGCTAATGGATATGAAAACCAATAAAGCCGTCGTTATTGAAGGGGATGTCAGAGAGAAACTCAGTAATATGGTTGCCCGTTAA
- a CDS encoding DsbC family protein, with the protein MLFRFLSVGLLCCSATVAVASDVSEKVEKDIRAQLGASLPALNITSIEKTPFSGLFEVSSTTDQPLLVSADGKYIIAGEVYQLDGHKITNLTEQKREISRAAIMATIPESEKLSFIPEGQTKATITVFTDIDCGYCRKLHKEVPQLNAMGVRVDYLGYPRAGVGSGSYNKLMSAWCADDPMDAMTKAKNGKTIPAKSCENPIARHLQLGQRVGVNGTPAIVLDSGKLLPGYAPADALAKQLGVL; encoded by the coding sequence ATGCTTTTTAGATTCTTAAGTGTAGGTCTCCTTTGTTGCTCGGCTACAGTAGCTGTAGCAAGTGACGTCAGTGAGAAAGTGGAGAAGGATATTAGAGCTCAGTTGGGCGCGTCTTTGCCCGCATTAAACATCACATCAATTGAAAAAACGCCTTTCTCTGGTTTGTTTGAAGTTTCATCTACAACAGACCAACCGCTGCTGGTATCTGCTGATGGTAAATATATTATAGCGGGCGAGGTTTATCAGTTAGACGGCCACAAGATTACCAATCTAACAGAGCAAAAGAGAGAGATCAGTCGAGCTGCTATAATGGCAACGATACCTGAGTCTGAAAAGCTATCTTTTATTCCTGAGGGTCAGACAAAGGCAACGATTACAGTGTTTACAGATATTGATTGTGGATACTGCAGAAAGTTACATAAAGAAGTCCCTCAATTAAATGCAATGGGGGTGCGAGTTGATTACTTGGGGTATCCTCGAGCAGGGGTGGGGTCAGGCTCTTACAATAAGCTAATGTCTGCTTGGTGTGCCGATGACCCGATGGATGCCATGACCAAAGCTAAAAACGGTAAGACTATTCCTGCTAAGAGTTGTGAGAATCCAATTGCACGCCATCTTCAGTTAGGCCAGAGAGTTGGTGTGAACGGTACCCCGGCGATTGTATTAGATTCTGGTAAACTGCTACCAGGATATGCGCCTGCTGATGCACTGGCAAAACAGCTAGGCGTTTTATAG
- the ung gene encoding uracil-DNA glycosylase: MVDSIHKPGALHRSWQNVLADEFEQPYMQSLKTFLAAEKQAGKVIYPPGPQIFNAFNHTHFNDVKVVIIGQDPYHGIGQAHGLSFSVQPGVKPPPSLVNIYKEIEQDIGIPKPSHGCLTNWSDQGVLLLNAVLTVEQGNAGAHQKRGWERFTDQAIAALNNQRENLVFLLWGSYAQKKGALIDRDRHCVLMAPHPSPLSAHRGFFGCGHFSKANQYLASVGKTEIDWRVELL, from the coding sequence ATGGTTGACTCAATTCATAAGCCTGGTGCATTGCATCGTTCTTGGCAAAATGTATTGGCAGATGAATTTGAGCAGCCATACATGCAGTCATTAAAAACCTTTCTTGCTGCAGAAAAACAGGCAGGTAAAGTCATATATCCGCCTGGGCCGCAAATATTCAATGCCTTTAACCACACTCACTTTAATGATGTAAAAGTGGTAATTATTGGGCAGGACCCTTACCACGGTATTGGTCAGGCCCATGGTCTGAGCTTTTCTGTTCAGCCTGGTGTTAAACCTCCGCCTTCTTTAGTGAATATTTACAAAGAGATAGAGCAAGATATCGGCATACCTAAGCCCTCTCACGGTTGCTTAACAAACTGGAGTGATCAGGGTGTTTTATTGCTTAACGCAGTACTCACCGTCGAGCAAGGCAATGCTGGGGCTCACCAAAAGAGAGGTTGGGAGCGCTTTACCGATCAAGCAATAGCAGCCCTCAATAACCAAAGAGAGAACTTGGTGTTTTTGCTTTGGGGGAGTTATGCCCAGAAGAAAGGGGCGTTAATTGACCGTGATCGACACTGTGTTTTGATGGCACCACACCCTTCGCCACTATCTGCTCATCGAGGTTTCTTTGGATGTGGTCATTTCTCGAAGGCAAACCAGTATTTGGCCTCTGTAGGAAAAACTGAGATAGACTGGCGAGTAGAGCTGCTGTAA
- the thrC gene encoding threonine synthase: MKYISTRGSAPALNFEEVLLTGLASDGGLYVPEVLPRFTHEEIASWAGLSYTDLAFNVMYPFVEGSIPEMDFRDMLRDTYEESFSHKAVAPLTQLDRNEWVMELFHGPTLAFKDFALQLLGRLLDYVLEKRKEHVVILGATSGDTGSAAIEGCRRCKNVDIFILHPHNRVSDVQRKQMTTITGDNIHNLAVEGNFDDCQQMVKESFGDQSFLEGKSRLVAVNSINWARIMAQIVYYFHASLALGGPHRSVSFSVPTGNFGDIFAGYLARNMGLPINQLVVATNKNDILHRFISENKYSPEALHHTLSPSMDIMVSSNFERLLFDLYGRDGKALAELMASFKTDASVSIDDYRWKAARKLFDSFTVDDEKTCQTIKAVFDESEELLDPHTAIGVESARQCRRDASIPMVTLATAHPVKFPEAVEKSGAGVSPELPHHLSDLFEREESYTVIENSLEAVQSYVKAHGNHDKAL, encoded by the coding sequence GTGAAATATATTAGTACTCGAGGCAGTGCGCCTGCATTGAATTTTGAAGAGGTGTTGCTGACCGGACTCGCATCAGACGGTGGGCTTTATGTGCCAGAAGTGCTTCCTCGTTTTACTCATGAAGAGATTGCATCGTGGGCTGGTTTGTCATACACCGATCTCGCCTTTAATGTGATGTATCCTTTTGTTGAGGGTTCAATTCCTGAGATGGACTTCCGGGATATGCTTCGTGACACCTATGAAGAGTCATTTTCGCATAAGGCAGTTGCGCCATTAACTCAGCTAGATCGTAATGAATGGGTCATGGAGTTATTCCATGGTCCAACGCTAGCGTTTAAAGATTTTGCATTACAGTTGCTTGGCCGGTTGTTAGATTATGTTCTTGAGAAGCGTAAAGAGCATGTTGTTATCTTGGGGGCGACCTCTGGCGATACTGGGTCGGCAGCCATTGAAGGTTGTCGTCGTTGTAAAAATGTCGATATCTTTATTTTGCATCCGCACAATCGGGTCTCTGACGTTCAGCGTAAGCAGATGACAACGATTACTGGTGACAATATTCACAACCTTGCAGTTGAGGGGAACTTTGATGATTGTCAGCAAATGGTTAAAGAGAGCTTTGGTGATCAGTCGTTTCTTGAGGGTAAAAGCCGCCTAGTAGCTGTTAACTCTATCAATTGGGCACGAATTATGGCTCAAATTGTCTATTACTTTCATGCCTCGCTGGCGTTGGGAGGACCTCATCGTAGTGTCTCTTTCTCGGTGCCGACTGGTAATTTTGGTGATATTTTTGCTGGTTATTTGGCGAGAAATATGGGGCTCCCCATTAATCAACTGGTTGTAGCTACTAACAAGAATGATATCTTGCACCGTTTTATTAGCGAGAACAAATATAGCCCAGAAGCGCTGCACCACACCCTTTCGCCTAGTATGGATATTATGGTGTCGAGCAACTTTGAGAGGCTATTGTTTGACTTGTATGGACGAGACGGTAAAGCACTTGCTGAGTTGATGGCGAGCTTTAAAACAGATGCCTCTGTATCGATAGATGATTACCGCTGGAAGGCTGCGAGAAAGTTATTTGATAGTTTTACCGTTGATGATGAGAAAACCTGTCAGACGATTAAAGCTGTGTTTGATGAGTCTGAAGAGTTGCTCGACCCGCATACGGCAATTGGCGTTGAGTCTGCGCGTCAGTGTCGCCGAGACGCGTCAATACCTATGGTAACGCTTGCTACTGCGCACCCTGTGAAGTTCCCTGAAGCAGTTGAAAAGTCTGGTGCGGGTGTTTCTCCTGAGCTGCCGCATCACTTGTCAGACCTGTTTGAGCGAGAGGAGTCTTATACTGTTATTGAAAACAGCCTTGAAGCTGTTCAGAGCTACGTTAAGGCTCATGGTAATCATGATAAAGCGCTGTAG
- the rimM gene encoding ribosome maturation factor RimM (Essential for efficient processing of 16S rRNA) produces MSRSKSSETVLGKVTSVYGVKGWVKIYSFTDPIENILQYRRWTLKKDGVEKVVELTAGKKHGKGLIACINDCNDRELAQQFCGSLIVISTDELPELEDGEFYWHQLEKLSVKTVEGVDLGTVSHLIETGSNDVMVVKGPRGDAKKERLIPYLPGQVVTDIDLEGKTITVDWDPEF; encoded by the coding sequence ATGAGTCGTAGTAAAAGTAGTGAAACGGTTCTTGGCAAAGTTACCTCAGTTTACGGTGTTAAAGGGTGGGTAAAGATTTATTCTTTTACAGACCCGATAGAAAACATTCTTCAGTATCGCCGTTGGACTTTAAAGAAAGATGGTGTTGAGAAGGTTGTTGAGCTGACTGCAGGCAAGAAACACGGTAAAGGTTTGATTGCTTGTATTAATGACTGTAATGATAGAGAACTAGCTCAGCAGTTCTGCGGCTCACTTATTGTGATCTCAACTGATGAGTTACCTGAACTTGAGGATGGTGAGTTCTATTGGCATCAGCTAGAAAAGCTTTCAGTCAAGACTGTTGAAGGCGTTGATTTGGGAACGGTAAGTCATCTTATCGAGACTGGGTCAAATGATGTGATGGTAGTTAAAGGGCCTCGTGGCGATGCTAAAAAAGAGCGCCTAATACCTTATCTGCCTGGTCAGGTAGTCACCGATATTGACCTCGAAGGAAAAACCATTACGGTGGATTGGGATCCGGAGTTTTAA
- the recJ gene encoding single-stranded-DNA-specific exonuclease RecJ: MQKKIVRRVIESPELTDGWEQIPDFLCRAYRARGVNSLEELEYTLARLATSQQLKGVVAASKILADAVRHQRRILVVGDFDCDGATSTSVAVLALKMMGAAAVEYLVPNRFEYGYGLTPEIVEVAKQFKPDVIVTVDNGIASCEGVAAANQLGISVVVTDHHLPGNELPDAAAIVNPNQPGCDFISKATAGVGVIFYVMSDLRRELRECGWFAKLSVGEPNLANLLDLVALGTIADVVPLDSNNRILVEQGIRRIRAGKARPGILALIDVAGKDYRNLAASDLGFVVGPRLNAAGRLDDMSIGIECLLCDDPLKARQIALRLDELNQERKQIEGEMKAHASVLVDELNQANSSSDQAELPWGMCLYDETWHQGVIGILASRMKEKFHRPVIAFAPADDECKELKGSARSIPGLHIRDALDRVATRHPSLLSKFGGHSMAAGMTIKGEHYESFSRAFDEVVREELDESNLEAIIVSDGELAPHELNVTTAELLRKAGPWGQNFLEPVYDGVFDVVQARVVGAKHLKLLLQVEGADLLIDGIEFNSDWVGKESQLKKVRVAYRPDVNEFRGRKSLQLMVQYLEAV; this comes from the coding sequence ATGCAGAAAAAGATTGTCAGAAGAGTCATTGAGTCACCTGAGTTGACCGATGGTTGGGAGCAAATCCCAGATTTTCTATGTCGGGCTTATAGAGCTCGGGGCGTAAACTCACTCGAAGAGTTGGAGTATACCTTAGCGAGACTCGCCACTTCACAGCAGCTTAAAGGTGTTGTAGCGGCATCAAAAATTCTGGCTGATGCGGTAAGACATCAACGTCGAATATTAGTAGTAGGGGACTTTGACTGTGATGGTGCAACAAGTACCTCTGTTGCTGTTTTAGCTCTTAAGATGATGGGGGCTGCGGCAGTAGAGTATTTGGTGCCAAACAGGTTTGAATATGGTTATGGGCTAACCCCAGAAATAGTAGAAGTGGCCAAGCAGTTTAAGCCAGATGTGATAGTGACTGTCGATAACGGCATTGCCAGTTGCGAAGGGGTTGCAGCAGCTAACCAGTTAGGTATCTCTGTGGTGGTGACAGATCACCATCTACCGGGGAATGAACTTCCAGATGCAGCAGCAATAGTAAACCCAAATCAACCAGGATGTGACTTTATTAGTAAAGCGACAGCCGGTGTAGGGGTTATTTTTTATGTAATGAGCGACCTGCGTCGTGAGCTAAGAGAGTGTGGCTGGTTTGCCAAACTGAGCGTTGGAGAGCCAAATTTAGCTAATTTGCTCGACCTGGTCGCGTTAGGCACTATTGCTGATGTCGTGCCACTTGATAGTAACAATCGAATATTGGTTGAACAGGGTATTCGGCGGATAAGAGCAGGCAAGGCCCGACCCGGTATATTGGCCTTGATTGACGTTGCGGGTAAAGATTATCGAAACTTGGCTGCATCTGACCTTGGGTTTGTGGTTGGTCCGCGTTTGAATGCTGCAGGGCGACTCGATGATATGTCGATCGGTATCGAGTGTTTGTTGTGTGATGACCCTTTAAAGGCGAGACAAATTGCTCTTCGTTTGGATGAGCTTAACCAAGAGCGAAAGCAAATAGAGGGTGAGATGAAGGCTCATGCATCGGTATTGGTTGATGAGCTGAACCAAGCAAACAGTAGCTCCGATCAGGCTGAGCTGCCTTGGGGTATGTGTTTATACGATGAAACCTGGCACCAAGGTGTCATTGGTATTTTAGCCTCTCGAATGAAAGAGAAATTTCATCGGCCTGTTATTGCATTTGCACCTGCAGATGATGAATGTAAAGAGCTAAAAGGATCTGCTCGTTCGATTCCGGGGCTGCATATTAGAGATGCCTTAGACCGTGTTGCAACTAGGCATCCTTCTTTGCTGAGTAAGTTTGGTGGCCACTCTATGGCTGCGGGTATGACTATCAAAGGTGAACACTATGAATCGTTTAGCAGAGCTTTTGATGAGGTCGTGCGAGAAGAGTTGGATGAAAGTAACCTGGAGGCGATTATTGTCAGTGATGGCGAGTTAGCCCCTCATGAGTTGAATGTAACTACAGCTGAACTGCTTCGCAAGGCGGGCCCGTGGGGGCAGAACTTTCTGGAGCCTGTTTACGATGGGGTGTTTGATGTGGTTCAGGCCCGCGTTGTGGGCGCAAAACATCTGAAGTTGTTACTTCAGGTAGAGGGTGCAGATCTGCTGATTGATGGCATTGAGTTCAATAGTGACTGGGTCGGTAAGGAGAGCCAACTTAAAAAGGTAAGAGTTGCATACAGGCCTGATGTTAATGAGTTTAGAGGGCGGAAAAGCTTACAGTTAATGGTTCAGTACTTGGAAGCGGTTTAA